In Roseisolibacter agri, one genomic interval encodes:
- a CDS encoding ricin-type beta-trefoil lectin domain protein gives MVRRVLAPVATLVVTVLAACQGDLPAPVAPDLLATSSLAGAPRLARSPAANEVVPGQYLVVFRAGVADGNGRSEAKAAEKIARARKPAKLKHTYSAVIKGFAAELSDEDVAALRADPDVAVVEPDPVVRMAGSQAGATWGLDRIDQASLPLNGTYSYGNDGSGVTVYILDTGINTGHVEFGGRAVAGYDAITSGGGAADCNGHGTHVAGTVGGATYGVAKNVRLVAVRVLDCSGNSAGSSLMAGMDWVTRQKQASPSTPMVANMSLVGAASSSFDQAVQNMINAGVTAVVAAGNSSLDACTVSPSRLPAAITVGASDQTDVYASFSNYGSCVDITAPGVVITSSYIGSTTATAAMSGTSMATPHVAGAAALYLAANRTATPAQVSGALVNNSVTGRILSLAGGQTNRLLSIAFLGGSVTEPAPVPAPTPAPSAGTQTNLLSSASGLGCLEVANGSTSSGTIATVNACASGAARQTWTLPTTGSTGIVSVYGGAQCLDAWGAAGTPGTTLGTWTCVPSAPNHQWTLTADGYLKGQNGLCATVSSAGGTVTLQSCTGASTQKWTLGATSSAPAPSSPTTSTPTVGVPLVVASGAGCLGSQAGSATSAAAVTLVGCVSGAATQTWTLPAVGTTGLVTLGGGAQCLDAYGGSGAVGTTLGTWTCVPTAPNHQWTLTADGYLKGQNGLCATTTSVGGSVSLQPCTGASTQKWTTGSGSTPAPAPTPAPGTGTLPTTRFGATLTGVGSGLCLSVSGNQATASAVVLAGCQGLTGQTWSLAGLGATGVASAFGGAQCLDAYGGSGAVGTTVGTWTCVASAPNHQWTLTSEGYLKGQNGLCLGVRQGATASGSPVELQSCTGASHQKWTATPQ, from the coding sequence ATGGTCCGACGCGTTCTTGCTCCCGTCGCCACGCTGGTGGTGACGGTCCTCGCCGCTTGCCAGGGCGATCTCCCCGCGCCCGTGGCGCCCGACCTCCTCGCGACGTCGTCGCTCGCCGGCGCGCCGCGCCTGGCCCGGAGCCCCGCCGCGAACGAGGTCGTCCCGGGGCAGTACCTGGTCGTCTTCCGCGCGGGCGTCGCCGACGGCAACGGCCGGTCCGAGGCGAAGGCCGCAGAGAAGATCGCGCGGGCCCGGAAGCCCGCGAAGCTCAAGCACACGTACTCGGCGGTCATCAAGGGCTTCGCCGCCGAGCTGTCGGACGAGGACGTCGCGGCGCTGCGCGCCGATCCGGACGTCGCCGTCGTCGAGCCGGATCCGGTCGTGCGCATGGCCGGCTCGCAGGCCGGCGCGACGTGGGGCCTCGACCGCATCGACCAGGCGTCGCTGCCGCTGAACGGCACGTACAGCTACGGCAACGACGGCTCGGGCGTCACGGTCTACATCCTGGACACCGGCATCAACACCGGGCACGTCGAGTTCGGCGGCCGCGCGGTGGCCGGCTACGACGCGATCACCTCGGGCGGCGGCGCGGCGGACTGCAACGGCCACGGCACGCACGTCGCCGGCACGGTGGGCGGCGCGACCTACGGCGTCGCGAAGAACGTCCGCCTGGTCGCGGTGCGCGTGCTCGACTGCTCGGGCAACAGCGCGGGCTCGTCGCTGATGGCGGGCATGGACTGGGTGACGCGCCAGAAGCAGGCGAGCCCCAGCACGCCGATGGTCGCCAACATGAGCCTCGTCGGCGCGGCGTCGTCGTCGTTCGACCAGGCCGTGCAGAACATGATCAACGCCGGCGTCACGGCGGTCGTCGCGGCGGGCAACTCGTCGCTCGACGCCTGCACCGTGTCGCCGTCGCGCCTCCCCGCCGCGATCACGGTCGGCGCGTCCGACCAGACGGACGTCTACGCCTCGTTCTCGAACTACGGCAGCTGCGTCGACATCACGGCGCCCGGCGTCGTGATCACGTCGTCGTACATCGGCAGCACGACCGCCACCGCCGCGATGAGCGGCACCTCGATGGCGACGCCGCACGTCGCCGGCGCGGCGGCGCTCTACCTCGCCGCGAACCGGACGGCGACGCCCGCGCAGGTCTCGGGCGCGCTGGTCAACAACAGCGTCACCGGCCGCATCCTCTCGCTCGCCGGCGGCCAGACGAACCGCCTGCTCTCGATCGCCTTCCTCGGCGGCAGCGTCACGGAGCCCGCGCCGGTCCCGGCGCCGACGCCCGCGCCGTCCGCGGGCACGCAGACGAACCTGCTGTCGAGCGCGTCCGGCCTCGGCTGCCTCGAGGTCGCCAACGGCTCGACGTCGAGCGGCACGATCGCGACCGTGAACGCCTGCGCCTCGGGCGCGGCCCGGCAGACCTGGACGCTGCCGACGACCGGCAGCACGGGGATCGTCTCGGTCTACGGCGGCGCGCAGTGCCTCGACGCCTGGGGCGCCGCCGGGACGCCCGGCACGACGCTCGGCACGTGGACGTGCGTGCCGTCCGCGCCGAACCACCAGTGGACGCTGACCGCCGACGGCTACCTGAAGGGCCAGAACGGCCTCTGTGCGACGGTGAGCAGCGCCGGCGGGACCGTCACGCTGCAGAGCTGCACGGGCGCGAGCACGCAGAAGTGGACGCTGGGCGCGACGAGCAGCGCCCCGGCGCCGAGCTCGCCGACGACCTCGACGCCGACGGTGGGCGTGCCGCTGGTGGTGGCCTCGGGCGCCGGATGCCTGGGCTCGCAGGCCGGCTCGGCGACCAGCGCGGCGGCCGTCACGCTGGTCGGCTGCGTCAGCGGCGCGGCCACGCAGACCTGGACGCTGCCGGCAGTGGGCACCACGGGCCTGGTCACCCTCGGCGGCGGCGCGCAGTGCCTCGACGCCTACGGCGGCAGCGGCGCGGTCGGCACCACGCTCGGCACGTGGACGTGCGTGCCGACGGCGCCGAACCACCAGTGGACGCTGACCGCCGACGGCTACCTCAAGGGGCAGAACGGCCTCTGCGCCACGACGACGAGCGTGGGCGGCAGCGTCAGCCTCCAGCCCTGCACCGGGGCGAGCACGCAGAAGTGGACCACGGGCAGCGGCAGCACGCCCGCGCCGGCGCCCACGCCGGCTCCCGGCACGGGGACGCTGCCGACGACGCGCTTCGGCGCGACGCTCACCGGGGTGGGCTCGGGGCTCTGCCTGAGCGTCAGCGGCAACCAGGCGACCGCGAGCGCCGTGGTGCTGGCGGGCTGCCAGGGGCTCACGGGGCAGACGTGGAGCCTGGCGGGGCTGGGTGCGACGGGTGTGGCCTCGGCGTTCGGCGGGGCGCAGTGCCTCGACGCGTACGGCGGCAGCGGCGCGGTGGGCACGACGGTCGGCACGTGGACGTGCGTGGCGTCGGCGCCCAACCACCAGTGGACGCTCACAAGCGAGGGCTACCTCAAGGGGCAGAACGGCCTCTGCCTCGGCGTCCGCCAGGGCGCCACGGCCAGCGGCAGCCCCGTCGAGCTCCAGAGCTGCACCGGCGCCAGCCACCAGAAGTGGACCGCCACGCCGCAGTGA
- the rplS gene encoding 50S ribosomal protein L19 produces MHPFIETQKEWLRSEIPAFRAGDTLRVNVRVKEGDKERLQAFEGVCIARRGSGVSETFTVRKISNGIGVERIFPVHSPMIGSVAVVRRGLVRRAKLYYLRNVTGKAARIRERKVVRPTSAGAPAGAAPQG; encoded by the coding sequence ATGCATCCGTTCATCGAGACCCAGAAGGAGTGGCTCCGCAGCGAGATCCCCGCGTTCCGCGCCGGTGACACGCTTCGCGTCAACGTGCGTGTGAAGGAGGGCGACAAGGAGCGCCTGCAGGCCTTCGAGGGCGTGTGCATCGCCCGCCGCGGCAGCGGCGTCAGCGAGACCTTCACCGTCCGCAAGATCAGCAACGGCATCGGCGTCGAGCGCATCTTCCCGGTGCACAGCCCGATGATCGGCAGCGTCGCCGTGGTCCGCCGCGGCCTCGTGCGCCGCGCGAAGCTGTACTACCTGCGCAACGTGACCGGCAAGGCGGCCCGCATCCGCGAGCGCAAGGTCGTCCGCCCGACGTCCGCCGGCGCGCCGGCCGGCGCCGCGCCGCAGGGCTGA
- a CDS encoding ribonuclease HII, protein MRWSELERAVRVAHGPLVAGVDEVGRGPLAGPVVACAVVMPADARAIGGIDDSKKLDAEERERLARLIRRKALAVGVGAASAREVDALNVYHATTLAMRRALARLGAGLGAAPDHVLVDGKPIRTLGVEHTAVVGGDARCYAIACASIVAKVTRDRLMHALARRHPAYAWTRNVGYGTPAHLDAIARHGLTAHHRRSFCARAQIELALEEPPAATEATPAAGEAPVAPTE, encoded by the coding sequence GTGCGCTGGAGTGAACTCGAGCGGGCCGTGCGCGTGGCGCACGGCCCGCTCGTCGCAGGCGTGGACGAGGTGGGCCGCGGCCCGCTCGCCGGCCCCGTGGTGGCCTGCGCCGTCGTCATGCCCGCGGACGCGCGCGCGATCGGCGGCATCGACGATTCCAAGAAGCTCGACGCCGAGGAGCGCGAGCGGCTGGCGCGCCTGATCCGCCGCAAGGCGCTGGCGGTGGGCGTGGGCGCCGCGAGCGCCCGCGAGGTGGACGCGCTCAACGTCTACCACGCGACCACGCTCGCCATGCGCCGCGCGCTGGCGCGGCTGGGCGCCGGCCTGGGCGCCGCGCCCGACCACGTGCTCGTGGACGGGAAGCCGATCCGCACGCTGGGCGTCGAGCACACGGCGGTGGTCGGCGGCGACGCCCGCTGCTACGCGATCGCCTGCGCGTCGATCGTGGCCAAGGTGACGCGCGACCGGCTGATGCACGCGCTCGCGCGCCGGCACCCCGCGTATGCCTGGACCCGCAACGTGGGCTACGGCACGCCCGCGCACCTGGACGCGATCGCGCGCCACGGGCTGACCGCGCACCACCGGCGGTCGTTCTGCGCCCGCGCGCAGATCGAGCTCGCGCTGGAGGAGCCGCCGGCGGCGACGGAGGCGACGCCCGCGGCTGGCGAAGCGCCCGTCGCGCCGACAGAATAG
- the trmD gene encoding tRNA (guanosine(37)-N1)-methyltransferase TrmD, with protein MSEAERPEAEGATRRSPLRINVVTIFPPFFEGPLSLSIPARARAAGSVEYRMVDLRDFTHDRHRSVDDYPFGGGPGMVMRPAPFFEAVEHIGARAPIVLMSPRGRTFTQADAIRFAQGEELTLLCGHYKDVDQRVAEHLATEELSLGEFVLSGGEPAALAIIDAVVRLLPGAMSDHDSAYGDSWYGRDVSAPSYTRPASYRGHEVPPVLLSGDHAKIAAWREWEGKRLSARRAGEPEPVPETPRGKRPRTRRAPRVAHVDDASRAADPSVIVTPDTPESVGSDSPDLSKRAEQ; from the coding sequence GTGAGCGAGGCGGAGCGACCGGAAGCCGAGGGCGCGACGCGCCGCTCGCCGCTGCGCATCAACGTCGTCACCATCTTCCCGCCGTTCTTCGAGGGGCCGCTGTCGCTCAGCATCCCGGCGCGCGCGCGCGCCGCGGGCAGCGTGGAGTACCGCATGGTGGACCTGCGCGACTTCACGCACGACCGGCACCGCTCGGTCGACGACTATCCGTTCGGCGGCGGGCCGGGGATGGTGATGCGCCCCGCGCCGTTCTTCGAGGCGGTGGAGCACATCGGCGCCCGCGCGCCGATCGTGCTGATGTCGCCGCGCGGGCGCACCTTCACGCAGGCGGACGCCATCCGCTTCGCGCAGGGCGAGGAGCTGACGCTGCTGTGCGGGCACTACAAGGACGTCGACCAGCGCGTCGCCGAGCATCTCGCCACCGAGGAGCTGTCGCTCGGCGAGTTCGTGCTGAGCGGCGGCGAGCCCGCGGCGCTGGCGATCATCGACGCGGTGGTGCGGCTGCTGCCGGGCGCGATGTCGGACCACGACAGCGCGTACGGGGACTCGTGGTACGGCCGCGACGTGAGCGCGCCGAGCTACACGCGGCCGGCGTCGTATCGCGGGCACGAGGTGCCGCCGGTGCTGCTCTCCGGCGACCACGCGAAGATCGCCGCGTGGCGCGAGTGGGAAGGGAAGCGCCTCTCGGCGCGCCGCGCGGGCGAGCCCGAGCCCGTGCCCGAGACGCCGCGCGGCAAGCGTCCGCGGACGCGGCGCGCGCCACGCGTCGCGCATGTCGACGACGCGTCGCGCGCAGCGGATCCATCCGTTATTGTGACGCCGGACACGCCTGAGTCTGTCGGTTCCGACAGCCCCGACCTCAGTAAGCGGGCTGAGCAATAG